A window of candidate division WOR-3 bacterium genomic DNA:
TTAATGTATTTAACGTTTGATATCAGAGAAGTTTGGTATATCCCAGCCCTAGCATCTGCGTTTAGTTTTACATCGTTATCTATGAGCATTTCAACTTCAACGGCTTTATCATGGATGGTTATGTTTGAAACCCTCCCTCTCGTGACGCCGTGAATTTGAACATCCGCCCCTTCAAAAAGGCCGCTGACATTGTTGAAAACAGCCCTGATTCTGTATCCTTTTTTCGAAAACGTAATGTTTGAAAGGAAAATATAGCCCGTTACAAGTATAACAATACTTATCACTGCGAGAACTGTCACCTTCCATGAATAGCTTTTCTCTATGTGTTTCATAAGCGTATTTATACCATAAAAAAAACGTATTAATTACAGTTTTTAATTATATTTCAAACCGGAGTTCATGGCAAATTCACTGGGCTCCTGTCAGTTCAATTCGATGGGACCATCAATTTTCCCTAGAAGAAACTGCTCAAGGTACGGGTTTTTGGATTTTTTCGTCTCTTCTGTAGTCCCTGAGTGTATTATTCTGCCTTTGTATAGCATCGCTATTCTCGAAGCAATTGAATATGCCGAAGCGATATCATGGGTTACCACTATACTCGTTATATTCAACCTTGAATTCAAATCTACTATCAGTTCATTTATGTGCTCAGCGAGAATTGGATCCAAGCCAGTTGTCGGTTCATCGTATAAAATATATTCGGGCTCCATAATAATCGCCCTGGCAATGGCGACTCTTTTTCTCATTCCACCTGAAAGTTCGGCTGTCTCCAAATCCTCTGTCCCTTTCAAGCCTACCATCTCAAGTTTTTCGGATACTCTGCTTTTGATTTCAGTTTGATTCATTTTCGAATGTTCAACAAGGGGAAGGGCAACGTTTTCAAAAACTGACATTGAGTCGAACAAAGCTCCTCCCTGAAAGACGAAACCGAATTTTTTCCGGATTCTGAATAATTCCTGTACTTTTACCTCTTCGAGGTTTTCTCCGTCGACTGAAATTTGTCCTGAATCCGGCTTTATCAATCCCACCATGTGCTTCAAAAGGACGCTTTTCCCGACGCCGGATTGCCCTATGATGACCAGTTTCTCACCTTCATCGATGTCGAGAGAGAGGTTTTCGTATATGATTTTTGAGTCGAATTTTTTTTTAATGTTTTTTATGGAGATCATCTGAAAAATATTCTCGCGACAAGGTAATCAGCTATTAATATGAGAACAGACGCCGAAACAACCGCTTTCGTCGTCGCCTGACCAACTCCTTTTGCCCCTCCGTCGGCGTGAAAACCGGTGTAAGTCCCCGCTATGGAAATTATCATTCCGAAGATAAAAGCTTTGACAAGTCCGCCGAAAAGTTCGACCGGCATAAAGCTGAATTTCATCCCGGACATGAAAGTGTCGTGGAGTATTCCCATAGAAAGGGTTGCCAGAAGATAACCCGCTGTGACGGCGGATATTTCTGATATGATTGTCAGCACTGGAGTCATTAAAATTACCGCTAAAAATCTCGGCAAGACGAGGAATCTGAATGGATTTATCGCCATCGCGGAAAGGGCGTCTATCTGTTCGGTCACTTTCATTGTTCCGAGTTCAGCTGCCATAGCCGCGCCGACTCTTCCTGAGAGCATCAAGCCTGTGAGGAGTGGACCCAGTTCTTCGAGTGTGGCTTTGACAAGAGCCGTAGATATGTATATGTCCGGTATAATACCCCTGCCTTGAAACTTGGCCTGGAAAGTGGTCACAAGACCAATAGCTGCAGAAGAAACTATGATTATCGGCAAAGACTTGTTGCCGGTGAAGTACATCTGTTCGACGGTCAATTTCAGTAGAATTCCCGGTTTTTCAAAGGATTTGAGCATTTCAACAATGAACAGAAAAATCGAATTGATAAGAACGAGAAGATTTTTAAGCCAGTCCCTGAAAAGGAAATACGCTCCGTCGATTGAATTTCTGATGATTTTAGTCTTCATCCGAGATGTCTATTGAGTCGAATCTCAAATACTCCGGTGTCCAATACAATTTAATGATATCTGTGGGGCCGTTTCGGTTTTTTGCTATTATCAGTTCTGCTTTATTTTTTTCCTCTTCATCTTTCGTGTAGTAGTAGTCCCTGTGTAAAAACATCACGACGTCTGAGTCTTGTTCAATCGCTCCGGATTCACGAAGATCGGAAAGCTGGGGTTTTCTCTCGGTTCTCATTTCGGAAGCTCTGCTCAGTTGCGAAAGAGCGAGAACCGGAACGTCGATTTCTTTGGCTAGAGCCTTGAGGGCCATTGAAATATTGGCTACTTCCTGTTGTCTGTTTTCAACTCGAGTTTCCGTGTATCTGATAAGCTGAAGGTAGTCAATTATTATCAGACCGAGCTTTTTGCCTCTTTTGCTCAAGTCTTCCGCTTTACGCCTTGCTTTTGCCTTGAGTTCCAAAATCGACATCGCCGAAGAATCGTCTATGTAAATGTCAGTGGTAGCGATTTTCGAAGCCGCGCTTGTCAACTGGTCGAAATCCGCGTGTGATATAAAGCCGGTGTTTATCCTCTGGCTGTCAACCCTCGCTAGACTCGCTATCATTCTGCTGACTATTCTCAGGCTGTTCATTTCAAGGCTGAAAATCAGAATTGGAACTTGATTTTTTATTGCTGTTTCAGTGGCAATATTGATCGCGAAAGCCGTCTTTCCCATCCCTGGTCTGGCTGCGAGAACTATGAATTCCTGTCTTTGAAGCCCTCTTGTGATCTGATCGAGTTTGAAGTAATGAGTCTCAATCCCTGATATTTTGCCTTTGTTTTGGTAGAGGTTGTCGACTTCTTTTATGGCTTCGTGAACGATGTCCGATATCTCGTCGAAATCGGAGGATTTTCTTTCCTGTCTGATCCTGAAAATCAGGCTTTCTGCGTTGTCCAGCTGTTCTTCAGAATCCATGTCGGATGTCGAGGCGATCGATATGATTCCCTGGCAAACGTCAATAAGCTTTCTCAGAATTGAAGAATCTTTTACGCGCTTAATGTACTCGGTTGTATTTGACGAAGCTGTTCCGAGCAAGCTGCCTTCGAGTTCTGCCAGATAAGAAATACCTCCAATTTCATCGATTTTCTTCATTCTTCGTATCTCGTCGCCTACAGTCACGAGATCCACGACAGGGTTTGAGATCTCGTTGAAAATCTTCATAATTGCCTGGAAGATTATTCTGTGAGCCGGAATGTAAAAATCTTCGGAAGTAAGCCTTTCAGCGGCGAGAGAACAGGCGTCGGCGCTCAACATGCAGGACGCCAAAACGGCAGCCTCGGCTTCGGGAGAAGAGGGGAGAGACCCCCTTTTTTCTGCGGCCATCACCATGCTCCAATCTCGTCAGGGTCTTCGCCTTCGGCGATTCTGATGAGAATCTTGATGTCTTCCCAGGTAGGCTTTTTAAGGTTTGGATTTCTCAACAATGCGCTGGGATGATAAGTCACTATGACAGGGTAAGATTCGAACCGGTGTGTCGTACCCCTGTAATCAGAGAGTTTTTGTCCTTTGTTCAAAAGAACAGATGCGGCGTGCCTGCCAAGGGCGCATATAACTTTCGGATCTATGGTGTGAATCTGATCTATAAGATAGCCAATGCATTGCTCCACTTCTTCAGGTTTGGGGTCTCTGTTTCCGGGAGGGCGGCATTTGAGCACGTTGCAGATAAAAACATCTTTTCTGCTCATTTTCATACCTTTTTCAATTATGTCTGTCAGAAGCTTTCCAGCCCGGCCAACGAAAGGCTTGCCCGTGAGGTCTTCTTCTTGACCCGGCGCTTCTCCGACGAATACTATTTCAGAGTCGAAACTGCCTTCCCCGAAAACTGGATTCGTCCTTGTTTTTGAGAGAGGGCATTTATCGCAACATTTAATTTTTTCGTTTATCAGGCTCAGTTCAGTTTCTTTGTTAAACGAAACATTCAGGGTTGAGGTTTCTTGAAAATCCGGGATTGTTTCTACGCCCTCTTCTTGGAGTTCTTCGAGGAGCGCTATCAGTTTGTCTTTTTCAATTGGCGGCTTTTGAGGCATACAGTATAATTTTTTCAGCTAAATGTTCTTTTGAAATTTTTTCAAAAGACTCAATCACAGATCCATCCCTGTCAATAAAGGTCGCGTCCGAGAACATTGATCCGATGGTATTCTCAGAGTTGGCGATGATCAAATCGATTTTTTTTGATTGAATTTTCTTTTGGGCATTTTGAATAATGTCACCGGTCTCAAGCGCGAATCCGACAGTGAAAACATTCTTCCGGAATTCAGCCGTTTTTAAGAGTATATCTTCGGTGGGTTCGAGTTGAAGGATAAGTTTTTCTTGTTTTCTCTTCAATTTGTCTTTCGAGTAATAAGAAGGCCTGTAGTCGCTAATAGCGGCTGACATGACCAAAATATCGCATTTAGGGAGTAGCTCCGATACTGATTCGAGAAAATCTTTTGAGGACAAAGAGGGGTGGTGCAGGCAACCATGGGGAGCCGCTATCTGTGGAGGGCTGACGAAATGGATGCATTCAGCTTTTTGCTTGAAGGCTTCTTGAGCAATTGCCGTGCCGGTTTTTCCGCTGGATAAGTTTGTTATAGCCCTGACAGGATCGATATTCTCGAACGTCGGTCCCGCCGTTACAAGAATACTTTTTCCTTTCAAGATTCCTTTTGACATTATTCTCTCGCATTCTGCGATAATAGCCGATTCGTCAGCGAGTCTCCCTTTACCGGTGTCGTTGCAGGCGAGAGATCCAGAATCTGGGCCGATAAAATGAAATTCGCAATTTCTCAAGCTTTCAGCGTTTTTTTGGATTATCGCATTCGTCCACATGTTGACGTTCATCGCCGGAGCTATAGCTGCAAGTTTGTTTCCTCGAGCCAAAACCGTCGCAGAAAGCAAGTCGTCTCCGAATCCTTGAGCGAGTTTGGATATGAAGTCGGCGCTGGCTGGGGATATCAAAATTACATCAGCCCACTTGCCCAGGTCAATGTGTGGGATCGTGAATCCGTCGTAAGACTCGAAAGTGTCTGTGTAGACACGAGACCCTGTCACAGCAGCAAAAATGGATTCTCCCATCATCTTACGGGCAGATAAAGTCATAACGGCTTTTGTAGAGTGCCCGTTTTCCCTAAGTCTTCTGATGACAGACGGCATTTTGTAAAGTGAAACACTGCCCGTCAACCCGATGAGAATTTTACCCATCAATTTTTCTTTTCGGTCTTTTCTTGTTTTTCCTCGGTTTCTTCTTCTTCAAGGTAGAAAAAGTTCAATTCGCCTTTTTTTAATTTTTTAAAAGCTGTCACTAGAGGCTTTTCCTCGAGCTGGACGGCTCTGTTTTTTGCTATTATGTTTATCCTCTTTGCCTCTCTCGCGGCTGCTATCGTGATTTCGTATAAATTTGATTCGTTTTCAAGAAGTTCATCTTTGGCTATTCTAAAATTTTTATTATCCAACTTTCTACCTCCTTTATTAATTCAGCGTCTACAAGACATTTTTCCGCTGTTATGATACTTTGAATCTGGCGAAGAGCTTCTTCGATGTCATCGTTCCTGACAGCGTATTTGTATAAACCTATATTTTTCAATTCATCCCCTGCGTTCTCGATTCTCTTTTCGTATTCTGCCGAAGATTCCGTTCCCCTCCTTTTGAGTCTTAACTCCAGTGATTCGGGAGAAGGCGGAAGGACAAAAATCGTAATGGCCAGCGGGTACTTAGCTAAAAGTTTTGCCGCTCCTTGTACGTCCAAATCGAGAAGGCATATATTATCATTTTTCAGAGTATTTTCAACCTGATCTAAAGGCGTGCCGTAATAAAAACCGTGAACTACAGCCCATTCAAGAAATTCATCTTTCTTGATTTTATCTTTGAACTGATTTTCCGTCACGAAAAAATAGTCTTGGCCCTCGGTTTCACCGTCTCGTTTCGGCCGGGATGTCGCTGAAACAATGTAATCAATACCAGAGGTTCTGTTTTTTAACTCTCTGCATATTGTGGTTTTACCTGCTCCAGAAGGGCCTGAAACTGTTATCATCAGTTTTTTTCTCATTCTATATTTTGAACCTGTTCCCTGATGTTTTCAAGGTTTTCTTTTATACGTACAACTTCCATGGATATGTCGGCGCTTTGGGCTTTTGAAGATATTGTGTTGGCTTCTCTTTGCATTTCCTGGACTAAAAAATCCAAAGATTTCCCAACCGGCGACACTTTTTTAATTGTCTCTCTGAAATTGTCCAAATGTATGTTGAGTCTTTCCGTTTCTTCTTTGATTGTTATTCTGTCTGTGAAAATTGCAATTTCAGACAGTGTTCTCGCTTCTATTAAATTTCTGAACCATTTTTTGTCCTCTTCGGAGAGATACGTCTTGGATGCAAAGAAATCTTCCAATAGGTTTTCGAGTATCTCTTTGAGTTTT
This region includes:
- a CDS encoding ABC transporter ATP-binding protein, with the translated sequence MISIKNIKKKFDSKIIYENLSLDIDEGEKLVIIGQSGVGKSVLLKHMVGLIKPDSGQISVDGENLEEVKVQELFRIRKKFGFVFQGGALFDSMSVFENVALPLVEHSKMNQTEIKSRVSEKLEMVGLKGTEDLETAELSGGMRKRVAIARAIIMEPEYILYDEPTTGLDPILAEHINELIVDLNSRLNITSIVVTHDIASAYSIASRIAMLYKGRIIHSGTTEETKKSKNPYLEQFLLGKIDGPIELN
- a CDS encoding ABC transporter permease — its product is MKTKIIRNSIDGAYFLFRDWLKNLLVLINSIFLFIVEMLKSFEKPGILLKLTVEQMYFTGNKSLPIIIVSSAAIGLVTTFQAKFQGRGIIPDIYISTALVKATLEELGPLLTGLMLSGRVGAAMAAELGTMKVTEQIDALSAMAINPFRFLVLPRFLAVILMTPVLTIISEISAVTAGYLLATLSMGILHDTFMSGMKFSFMPVELFGGLVKAFIFGMIISIAGTYTGFHADGGAKGVGQATTKAVVSASVLILIADYLVARIFFR
- the dnaB gene encoding replicative DNA helicase — encoded protein: MVMAAEKRGSLPSSPEAEAAVLASCMLSADACSLAAERLTSEDFYIPAHRIIFQAIMKIFNEISNPVVDLVTVGDEIRRMKKIDEIGGISYLAELEGSLLGTASSNTTEYIKRVKDSSILRKLIDVCQGIISIASTSDMDSEEQLDNAESLIFRIRQERKSSDFDEISDIVHEAIKEVDNLYQNKGKISGIETHYFKLDQITRGLQRQEFIVLAARPGMGKTAFAINIATETAIKNQVPILIFSLEMNSLRIVSRMIASLARVDSQRINTGFISHADFDQLTSAASKIATTDIYIDDSSAMSILELKAKARRKAEDLSKRGKKLGLIIIDYLQLIRYTETRVENRQQEVANISMALKALAKEIDVPVLALSQLSRASEMRTERKPQLSDLRESGAIEQDSDVVMFLHRDYYYTKDEEEKNKAELIIAKNRNGPTDIIKLYWTPEYLRFDSIDISDED
- a CDS encoding uracil-DNA glycosylase, with product MPQKPPIEKDKLIALLEELQEEGVETIPDFQETSTLNVSFNKETELSLINEKIKCCDKCPLSKTRTNPVFGEGSFDSEIVFVGEAPGQEEDLTGKPFVGRAGKLLTDIIEKGMKMSRKDVFICNVLKCRPPGNRDPKPEEVEQCIGYLIDQIHTIDPKVICALGRHAASVLLNKGQKLSDYRGTTHRFESYPVIVTYHPSALLRNPNLKKPTWEDIKILIRIAEGEDPDEIGAW
- the coaBC gene encoding bifunctional phosphopantothenoylcysteine decarboxylase/phosphopantothenate--cysteine ligase CoaBC — protein: MGKILIGLTGSVSLYKMPSVIRRLRENGHSTKAVMTLSARKMMGESIFAAVTGSRVYTDTFESYDGFTIPHIDLGKWADVILISPASADFISKLAQGFGDDLLSATVLARGNKLAAIAPAMNVNMWTNAIIQKNAESLRNCEFHFIGPDSGSLACNDTGKGRLADESAIIAECERIMSKGILKGKSILVTAGPTFENIDPVRAITNLSSGKTGTAIAQEAFKQKAECIHFVSPPQIAAPHGCLHHPSLSSKDFLESVSELLPKCDILVMSAAISDYRPSYYSKDKLKRKQEKLILQLEPTEDILLKTAEFRKNVFTVGFALETGDIIQNAQKKIQSKKIDLIIANSENTIGSMFSDATFIDRDGSVIESFEKISKEHLAEKIILYASKAAN
- a CDS encoding DNA-directed RNA polymerase subunit omega translates to MDNKNFRIAKDELLENESNLYEITIAAAREAKRINIIAKNRAVQLEEKPLVTAFKKLKKGELNFFYLEEEETEEKQEKTEKKN
- the gmk gene encoding guanylate kinase, with the translated sequence MRKKLMITVSGPSGAGKTTICRELKNRTSGIDYIVSATSRPKRDGETEGQDYFFVTENQFKDKIKKDEFLEWAVVHGFYYGTPLDQVENTLKNDNICLLDLDVQGAAKLLAKYPLAITIFVLPPSPESLELRLKRRGTESSAEYEKRIENAGDELKNIGLYKYAVRNDDIEEALRQIQSIITAEKCLVDAELIKEVESWIIKILE